GTATAACTTAGTTGATATACAAAAAGACTTGTACATACAAAAAGCCGTATTAAAAGCTCTTTAATATTGGATGACTTTTCATTTGTATGAGAacacttttttcatttgaaaatacttATTCAAGCATGTTACATcgaacaaaaaataagaaatagtTATCACAAATGAAGGCCATGCTAAAGTGTTATTCTTATTGTAAAGCCAGCAAAATATCAGCAAGAAGAAAATCACGTACACAATATTGATTTAATGTTACAAAATGACTTATTATACAAAAACTTCAAGAGGATTGTGGTGCCTACAAATATAATGGTACAATATACATATCTATAGCTTCCCCAGCAGTTCTTTTTAATCTATCAAAccttgaaattaaatttcttgcTCTTCATAAATCACAAGAACTCACTAATTGTACAGACTATCACAtcacaatatatatttctgtTCTACGATCCTAATTAACTTACAAATGACCCTCTTCTACTTCATTATTATGGAAACATGCACCCAAATGCTGCCACTCGAGCAATGGACTAGACCTTTTATTGGATGAATGTAAGAAGGGAGAACAAGAAGAACGCGATGTTCGTTCTAACTCACCGACCAGCTCCACTGCACATCTTCACGGCAGTGATGCATAAGTTGATAttctatattttgattttaagtGGTTGGGACGTGAGGGGTGGCATTGTTAGTATCTGATGATCCTGATGGTGTCCATGCATAGATAAGCAAGCCCAAAACGAGAATTACAGCTCCAGCTACGAACCCTGATGGAAGAGCGGATGCGACACCGATGTATGGGAGTGGCAAGGTGAACATATAGACTGATATTGGCACTGTTTtcgtgaaaatgaaaatgttatcAAAGATATAAAAGTGTCCAGACTTTCTTTAAAGGATATCCAAGTAATGtgtaaatgagaaaaagtgtAAGGAAAACGGTGGTAGCTTTCTAAGAGTTAGAAGATTGGTTAAAATATTGGACATGGTTAAGGGAGCTGATTGAAGGCCTAATTCAGCATAAAGACTTTGATAATGTCTTCCCACCTTTACGTGGAAGGACATGAACATGTCAATTTTAGATGGACTTTCCAACTTTCCCTTATAGCTGAATTAAAATCTTACTAGACAAGAAATGTTCGTCAGGGAGTTAGGATCCTTCATTtatcaaagaagaaattattttcGATTTCTTATAAGAACAGAAGCGAGAAAATACCTGAGAATGTGGATGCAAGAGAAGAAACCACGGCAGATGAGATCTTGAGAAGATGCAACAATGAAATGTTAAACCCTATATTtacaagaataaaaagaagaggTAGCAATGGTGCGCCATCACATCCTGCGATCAGAATATCCTTTTAGTGGTTAGAATGAACAAACCACATTCAAAATGATAAATGTATGACAGCATTTGAAATTTCAAGCGAGCAAATATcctaaaaaactatttaaatggACATGCATTCGGGAAATAAAAGAGGAGTACTATATGtataatcaaaacaaataaaagaagaagacatacTTACCGCTTAAAGAACCATAATTTAGGAAACAGGCCGCGCCATCTCTAAGATAGCTTGGCAGTTGAGTAAATGGAATGCCCCATAATTTAGACAAGAACGGTAGGAGAGCGAGTATGAAAACTGCCTGCACTtaacatgaaataaataaattcttaatcttttaatttacaGTAGacaaatggaaaaatgggATCAAGAACAGATGTATTTAATGGATGGCGTTAACTATTGCCTACCTGGAAAGCAGATCCAAAGGAATTTACAACAAATAAGTCGATCGTTCTTCCCTGTACAGAAGCAATTCAGTGCGTTAAGGATCATATGTAGAATGAACTCAGGCCACAACAGCATGCATTTTGAAATTCCTATGATAACAAAAGTATAGAGATGCAATTTAACCAAGCTCTCACAATAATTTGAGTGCACGAAATTGGTTTAAGAATGGCCTTATGCCTGATTTTCGGATAATGAGAGATTTACGGGTAAACCTTCTTATATAGAATTAATGATCAGCATACACagaatattcttttcaaaacactGTAAGAAATTTAAACAGAAAGGAGAACTGTATCTTAtcaaataagagaaaagaagagataCTGCCCAATATACCTTCAATTGACGGGAAGCATCCAAGAAGATGATTTCCTACATATTAGAGATGTTGTTGCTTGTTATTAGAGAGAGAGTGAGGGAAAAAAATGCACCATAAGTTGGGACACCAGTTGATATTTTGGCAACAACTACCTTCAAAACTGTATCAGCTGCTTGGAACAAGAATGAGATTATCATCAAAAGGCTCCAAAATATACCGGCTTCCTTCAAGGAATTCCCAGCGTTGGAACCACTGTAAAAAAATCGTTAAGACAGCATGACTTTAAAACGGAATTCGTGCAAGCAATGGTTACACCAAGACTGCTTAACCGGATGAAAGTGGTTTTAACATCAATTAAAGATATCCTGCTCATAAGCTACACTGGTAGATATCATATTGAACATAGTTCCAGTAACGGATGCTACATGCGATGTGCTAACTGATCAAATGAGTTCagaaatatatcaaatttattccTTCATATCATATTCAACGGGCTATGCTTTTTATTCGAGCTCTGAGCAGAGCAACTAAgataatattgttattttgagCAAGTACTAATGGCCCATAATGAAAATTACCTCGCAACAGTGATGATTACACCAATGGTAACAAAAAAGCATCCGAAAAGTTGACTGGTCTTGTACCTCCGCCCAAGGAAAATAGTTGACAAGAGAATTTGCCACACAAGGAAAGTCTGCAAACAAAATGAACTGTAATTACTTGCATGCTTAACAAAGAGAAGGCTAtgcaaaaatatttgtaataatagTAGTAACTGGATTTACTCGACTTATATATTTAAGACTCTATGTATAGAGGAAAAACTCTTGTTTGTTTAATAATCCGATCAAAAGAATGTACACGCTCCATTCTTAGGATTAATTTAGGACGAGCAGTCTTTTAAATGAGTGAAgtgatttattattaaaggGGAAATGATTGCTCTGCTGTACCTGAGACAATACTGGAATAGATGCTCCAGAAAGAATGGCTAATCCAAGGAAAATAACACAAGttagattaattaaacaaGGATACAATTAtctaattacaaaattgaaaattgtaacAATTACGAAGGAGATGTAATATACAGGCTGAAATTGAGCAAAAATGTTAGGAATTAACTAAATAGGTAAATTtactataacaaaaaaatatcaacttcgAAAGGTTCATGGTAATGTGATATACTGTTGACCAAGGCAATTTAATCACTAATCTTTATCTGTCATGACCTCCTCCTTTTTAATCAAAAACTTAACAGTAGATGAATAGACAGctaatgtttaatatatacataaaatagaagcctatatatattaaaaagaaacgtAGAGGTGAGGGAACTTGTTATAAAAGGCATTACCTGCTGCTGCCATCCCTGTCGCAGCACCAAGAGCTTCCAAGAGACCAGCAACAATATATGGGGCCTTCGGTGTGGAAAGCATCTCATCCGTAACAATGCCAGCGTGATACCGTAGatacaaaatagaaaagtaaacAATTACATACCTGGAAAAGAACAGAATCGTAAGAAATCAATTTAACCAATCAAGACGCTTGCAGATACAAATGAGTGCCAACCAAAGAGCCAAATGTATGAAACAATACATAGATAATTAAACAGTTTAAATGCAAAGCATATATGTAGTTCAGTGAAGCAGCAGCAGTGATATGATAATCAGCAAAAAAAACAGTCGGCTATAGAGAGTTTCTTCAACTTATAAAATGTGGGTATGATATGAACCAATACAATTACGATTTGCACAGTCGGCCATACAGAGCTGCTGTAGTTTGTAAAATATAGGTATGATATGAAACAGTAAAGCTGAAAACTTGGTGTACTAATTTGAtcagaaaaatatattgtgtAATGGACAAGTTCAGTGAAGATCAAAGTGGATTCCTGATGGaacgaaaatgaaaaatctcCTGAATCTTCATCAACTGTTTTAAATGTCCAAACTgccataaatatttaaaaatataataaaatttcctATAGATAGAAGTAGACCATGATAATAGATAGTGAAATTTTGCAATATGTTGGTTCatccatttatttttcattaattaaattagaaaaaaaagatagaaaaaggAGAAGGGAAAAGGGAAGGAAATGGTGGGGTGTGAGCTatattaaagttaaagttatttaaattGGAGGGCAGCCGTGGGACTAGAAagcaaatgaattaaaaactcttttcatgtttggatcttctttatattataataatagtaacaACAACAAGATGGGAGGTTTTCTATATTATGCAACAAAACGATTTGAAATTGACATGAAAAGCGAATTTGTCTTTCTCAGGACCACATTGGAAGAAGCAAAAATCGCCAAAGACTCCTCGGTGTGacagaaaaatggaaaagtgCATCACTGAAAAAGATATTTTCGTGTAAGCAAACTACTAACACGACATCGTTTCCACCTTTAATGATTGATAATGAGCATATAAAGTGTGATGCACATTCAAACTGGACCCACCATTATACATCCAACCTTGCCAAAAGCTTtactttttctatataaaaaaaaaccctataTCATTCAAACATAAAGCTTTTTCTTTGCAAGTGaagttattttaaacaataaaatttttaaaaatatttacaaataaatgcattctaaaaaataataaaataaattagaatattGACAAGTTActctaaaattttagattctaactaacttttatcattgtctatcaatatcacaaatagaaacatattagtgtctatcaattattattatttatagaaattgaaattttgctatacaattattttactatatttacaaatatcgtaaaatattacaatttacCTGTGATAGACTAGAATAGATCAAGATAGacttataaaaacatttacagataacttttatatattttaaattgttttaaatataataaatgaactaaaatatttataaatataataatatatagtttattgcTTAAATATCAGTTAGAATAacctttcaattatttaatagtgatagatcaaagaaaataaacacattatttattaCCCCACTTTGAATTCTCTTTTCCCTTTAGTACAAGACAAGTGGGGTCAGTTTTAAGTTTCAACATTAACTATTCAACTGCCAAAACCCAATTTGTAACCAAAGTGCAAGATATCGTCATGCTTTGCGTATCTTTATTCTAAAAACACTTAACCACTTTTAGCTTAATCTTTCCACCTTTCTAAAATAAGTATCTACAACAGTTCTTGAgtctcaatttttcttttatcacaaATGTTCCATCACCTCCATTCCTAAAACATTTggatgttaaaagaaaaatttgtagaaaatgGATTACTCATCATCCTATAACATCTTTTGCCACTAGATGAATTCAggatgatttttttgtttagttctTAGATTcctattctttctttctttttaataaaccCCATCATAGTTATGTTTAAAAAGTGCTCAAACCCATccacttcaaatttaaagataCATAAAAGTAAGATTATATTCCTCCaaatttctacttttaaaagtgGTTTTGAAATAGTCAGAGAAGGCACAAGATAATTGAAAGAATAAGATTATTTACTAAAGTTAAAatatcttccttttttatattcatatttgaatttgtttcaattttagtcatatttcaattttaatcctTAACACTTCTTCAACAAATCTAATCTTTACTGttaaataatgataagaaTCCTTTAATGTAGAGAAAAAAACCACACAttaataagttttcaaaatttatgatgaaaagtaaaattgtcaaaagtagaaagaattttgatattagtggggtttttcttttctatttttgaaagaacccaaaaaaatcaaccaaatttaagatttacaATTTTTGGAAAATACATAATCGaacaattaattgaaaataactaaaataaaacaaactctTAGATCAATGACTTCAacaaattattactattttgttttcaaaaattcaaggACCCAACGTGAATGGAAAGACGAAAATTATCAAACAGTAAGCCGCCACGGCTTTTTATAGTTTCAATTCCTTAATTAGAGAATTTTACCAGAAATTGTGTTTCAATCGAATAGTTCCTTTTTACAACCAGAGTTGTGTAAGATTCATCtgttttgaataaatttgcactaaattaaaaatgtaattacaAATCTTTCAGAAAACGACGGAGTCGCTAAagaacaattttcttttaatttgaaaaatgtggcGAAATGATGTAAATTGTAAACCGTCGTATTCAAAAAATTCGAAACGTATTTTGCAACTTGACTCTGTAAAATTATCCACCACATTGTTACAGTCAATGATTGAATTGGAAAACTGAAGAACAGGATAAGGAATGAAGAACAGAAAGTGGATTTAATTGGCTTGATCGCCGAAAATGACTCAACCGAATTCAAAGAAGAATCACAAATCAAAGGACTAAATTCAGATACCAGATAtgtttaactaaaattgaCGATAATCAGGTTTAAATCAAGTTAATGGAATAGGAAATGTAATTTTGAAGGTACTGATTAAGATTCAGAGgagaaaaaatggagagaaaatgaCGGTAAGTACCCGAAAGTGGCGAGCTGAGCGAGAAAGAACGGGTAGTGCTTTAGAGGAACCAAAGCGAGCTTGTACAACACCCGATTGGCTACACCGAAAATCACCGTCGACGCCGCCGCTACCACTATCTCCACCTTCCGATCGCTTCTCCTCAATTTCTCCGCCCTAATATTCTCCAAGATCTCGCCGCTCTTCCCTTCCGCTAAATCCTCCACCCTCTGATCTCCCACTGCATACGAACAGGGCTTCACCCTATCCTCCTCTCCGCTATCCGATAGATCCCAAGCTCCGGACGGCGCCACCGCCTCCAGCCGCCGGTGCTTCGGAGCACGTAGAATTACACATCCACACCCGGACCGTAAATCATCGTTTCTATAAATGCTCACCTCCGGGAGGCTTCGCGGTCGTTGCCGTAGTCGGAAAGGACCGCCGAATGAGGCGGTACCGGCGGAGAACCGGTGGGACCATGATGTCATAATACAATTAGCGGTGAATTTATGGCCGGAAAATTCAAAGAGAGGGGAGCCGCGTTTCAATTGTATCGCTCTCGCGGTGCTCTGTGTTCTTCTTTGCTTCCCTTGAATGGTTTAAAGGCTCGTCGAATTTCGCtccataataaaataattatatgaggAAAGCGATGAGATGCGAACGAGCGCAGTTGGTTCAAAAGCGATTCTTGTCATCATTCGAGGAATTGATCATGATGGACACGTGGTAATAATCCACAGGGGTAGGAGCTTTTCGTGGAACGCCAGGGGTGCAATTTCGACCGTCAGATATTTAATCACGACGGGCGCGATGATGAACGCAGAATATGATTGGAATTGGGGTAAGATAGTCTTTACATGATTGCCATAGGGGATAGACATGGACCcacaaaacttttttaaaaaaatgaaaattttcagcAAAAGAcgataaatatttagaaaatgtttagACACACGAAGTCCGACTCTGTTTGtcacaattctttttttttttttgctacttttgcaatgctCCCTAAAATATTCTCTTTGTAAAATTCATTCTTAATTTTGGATGAAATGTATTTGTGTTTAAGGTTAGATTATGTCCATTGGATATTGGAAgtttcaataacaaaattaaaagttaacttACTATCATTTAGAAGTATTTAGAACTTTCGATCATTCAGAAGTATTTAGCAAATGTCtgttttgaaactttatagaccaaataaatttgaacttcAAACCACAAGgacaaaaaaaatgcattttatcctctaatttaattacaaataagATGTGAGAATTTGGATTTGAGATCGATCTCGGATTCAAACATGTGTCAGCTGAATTAAACTTTTGATGGCCACGGAAATTCATTCTActtattacataaaa
This DNA window, taken from Cucumis sativus cultivar 9930 chromosome 6, Cucumber_9930_V3, whole genome shotgun sequence, encodes the following:
- the LOC101205897 gene encoding protein CLT1, chloroplastic, yielding MTSWSHRFSAGTASFGGPFRLRQRPRSLPEVSIYRNDDLRSGCGCVILRAPKHRRLEAVAPSGAWDLSDSGEEDRVKPCSYAVGDQRVEDLAEGKSGEILENIRAEKLRRSDRKVEIVVAAASTVIFGVANRVLYKLALVPLKHYPFFLAQLATFGYVIVYFSILYLRYHAGIVTDEMLSTPKAPYIVAGLLEALGAATGMAAAAILSGASIPVLSQTFLVWQILLSTIFLGRRYKTSQLFGCFFVTIGVIITVASGSNAGNSLKEAGIFWSLLMIISFLFQAADTVLKEIIFLDASRQLKGRTIDLFVVNSFGSAFQAVFILALLPFLSKLWGIPFTQLPSYLRDGAACFLNYGSLSGCDGAPLLPLLFILVNIGFNISLLHLLKISSAVVSSLASTFSVPISVYMFTLPLPYIGVASALPSGFVAGAVILVLGLLIYAWTPSGSSDTNNATPHVPTT